From one Bacteroidota bacterium genomic stretch:
- a CDS encoding efflux RND transporter periplasmic adaptor subunit: protein MSKTAEEHGDHEEEGHDEHGDEHAGKLAILTQDQFKSIDIQLGDLVQRNLTGTLTATGYLKVPPQNKADVTALVGGIVQQIFVKEGEYVNKGKTLVTIVNKDFIGMQENYLTTKSDLLFAEQELTRQKILSVSNVSAQKNLQQAQANYSSLKAKLSSLKQQLALLGINAENLDADKLTSVISVTSPVSGYVSHIDVNIGSSVEMSRTILDVVDNSQLHLDLFVFEQDLMKIKINQKVNFTLTNLPGKSFSATIFAVGSAFENETKSIPVHAIITGEKSGLIEGMNVSANIEIENISTTAIPTNAIVTEAGRDYVFIWAIDHQLEVNAGGEHAHEGDAHGHDEAAHAEEEHVHTEGEEVAHHEEPKVITTIEMKPGDKYVFEKMPVKRGITEGGYTEITPLGDYMEGEKIVINGAFYLLGSLSNEGEAHAH from the coding sequence GTGAGTAAAACGGCAGAAGAACACGGAGATCATGAGGAGGAAGGCCATGACGAGCATGGTGATGAGCATGCAGGTAAATTGGCTATACTTACGCAGGACCAATTTAAATCAATTGATATTCAACTTGGGGATTTGGTGCAAAGAAATTTAACCGGAACCTTAACGGCAACAGGATATTTAAAGGTGCCTCCTCAAAATAAGGCAGATGTTACTGCTTTAGTGGGAGGAATTGTTCAGCAGATTTTTGTGAAGGAAGGTGAATATGTGAATAAAGGCAAAACATTGGTAACCATTGTAAATAAAGATTTTATTGGAATGCAGGAAAATTACCTTACAACAAAATCGGATTTGCTTTTTGCAGAACAAGAGTTAACACGGCAAAAGATTTTAAGTGTAAGTAACGTTTCTGCGCAAAAAAACTTGCAGCAAGCTCAGGCAAATTATAGTTCATTAAAAGCAAAATTAAGTTCATTAAAACAACAATTAGCATTATTGGGTATTAATGCCGAAAATTTGGATGCCGATAAATTAACATCAGTAATTTCTGTTACAAGTCCGGTAAGTGGATATGTTAGCCATATAGACGTAAATATTGGTAGTTCAGTCGAAATGTCACGAACAATTTTGGATGTGGTGGATAATTCACAATTGCACCTCGACCTGTTTGTATTTGAACAGGATCTAATGAAAATTAAGATCAACCAGAAGGTTAATTTTACGCTTACAAATTTACCTGGCAAGAGTTTTAGTGCAACAATTTTTGCTGTTGGGAGTGCATTTGAAAACGAAACAAAGTCCATTCCTGTTCATGCAATAATTACCGGCGAAAAATCCGGATTAATAGAAGGTATGAATGTTTCTGCTAATATTGAAATAGAAAATATTTCTACAACAGCAATTCCAACAAATGCAATTGTAACAGAAGCTGGAAGAGATTATGTATTTATATGGGCAATTGACCATCAATTAGAAGTAAATGCCGGTGGTGAACATGCACACGAAGGAGATGCACATGGACATGATGAAGCTGCTCACGCAGAAGAGGAACATGTGCATACGGAAGGAGAGGAGGTTGCGCACCACGAAGAGCCTAAGGTGATCACAACAATAGAAATGAAACCGGGTGATAAATATGTGTTTGAAAAAATGCCGGTTAAACGTGGAATCACAGAGGG